The following are encoded together in the Variovorax sp. PBS-H4 genome:
- a CDS encoding ribonucleotide-diphosphate reductase subunit beta has product MLTWDEEVKPSLPKDLQQGMRQPSSSDAQASRSMEHPTSQTAPALASLPRKLDDGAVARTQQPAPAMPAARRVKAADKRIINGQTDVNQLVPFKYKWAWEKYLATCANHWMPQEVNMTRDIALWKDPNGLSEDERRIVKRNLGFFVTADSLAANNIVLGTYRHITAPECRQFLLRQAFEEAIHTHAYQYIVESLGLDESEIFNAYNEVPSIREKDQFLIPFIDAISDPNFHTGTHENDQTLLKSLIVFACLMEGLFFYVGFTQILALGRQNKMTGAAEQYQYILRDESMHCNFGIDLINQLKLENPHLWTAEFKAEIKALFLKAVELEYRYAEDTMPRGVLGMNASMFKGYLRYIANRRAQQIGLETLFPNEENPFPWMSEMIDLKKERNFFETRVIEYQSGGALSWD; this is encoded by the coding sequence ATGTTGACCTGGGACGAAGAAGTCAAGCCCTCCTTGCCAAAGGATCTGCAACAAGGCATGCGGCAACCATCGAGCAGCGACGCGCAAGCCAGCCGCTCGATGGAGCATCCGACTTCGCAAACAGCGCCCGCCCTCGCTTCCCTTCCGCGCAAGCTCGATGATGGCGCTGTCGCCCGCACGCAGCAGCCGGCGCCCGCCATGCCTGCCGCACGCCGCGTCAAGGCGGCCGACAAGCGCATCATCAATGGCCAGACGGACGTCAACCAGTTGGTGCCGTTCAAGTACAAGTGGGCATGGGAGAAGTACCTCGCCACCTGTGCCAACCACTGGATGCCGCAGGAAGTGAACATGACGCGCGACATCGCGCTCTGGAAAGACCCGAACGGCCTGAGCGAGGACGAGCGCCGAATCGTCAAGCGCAACCTCGGCTTCTTCGTGACGGCCGACTCGCTGGCTGCCAACAACATCGTGCTGGGCACCTACCGCCACATCACGGCCCCCGAATGCCGCCAGTTCCTGCTGCGCCAGGCCTTCGAGGAGGCGATTCACACGCACGCTTACCAGTACATCGTCGAGTCGCTGGGCCTGGACGAGAGCGAAATCTTCAACGCCTACAACGAGGTGCCGTCGATCCGCGAGAAGGACCAGTTCCTCATCCCCTTCATCGACGCCATCAGCGACCCGAACTTCCACACCGGCACGCACGAGAACGACCAGACGCTGCTCAAGTCGCTGATCGTCTTCGCCTGCCTGATGGAAGGCTTGTTCTTCTACGTCGGCTTCACGCAGATCCTCGCGCTGGGCCGCCAGAACAAGATGACCGGTGCCGCCGAGCAGTACCAGTACATCCTGCGCGACGAGTCGATGCACTGCAATTTCGGCATCGACCTGATCAACCAGCTCAAGCTCGAGAACCCCCACCTCTGGACCGCGGAGTTCAAGGCGGAGATCAAGGCCCTCTTCCTGAAGGCCGTTGAACTCGAGTACCGCTACGCCGAAGACACCATGCCCCGCGGCGTCCTCGGCATGAATGCCTCCATGTTCAAGGGCTACCTGCGCTACATCGCCAACCGGCGGGCACAGCAGATTGGCCTGGAAACGCTCTTCCCGAATGAGGAAAACCCTTTCCCCTGGATGAGCGAAATGATTGACCTGAAGAAGGAGCGCAACTTCTTCGAGACCCGGGTGATCGAGTATCAATCGGGTGGTGCGCTTTCCTGGGATTGA
- a CDS encoding ribonucleoside-diphosphate reductase subunit alpha, giving the protein MQTAQNHPATLRAVPSTPQQARDKAGSPAGNALANYQIIRRNGAVVPFEPNKIAIAMMKAFLAVHGTQGAASASVRETVDTLTQGVVRAMLRSRPGGGTFHIEDVQDQVELGLMRGGHHEIARAYVLYRERRAQERSKQGEQDAPIAVSTLHVLDRGERVALDLNELKGLIASACAGLGESITDGPIVAETMRNLYDGVPLDEVYKASILAARTLIEKDPDYTFATARLLLHTIFKEVVGREVPPAERAQAYADNFPLFIKKGVDNELLDEKLQQYDLARLGAALKPERDLQFDYLGLQTLYDRYFLHVRKTRIELPQAFFMRVAMGLALNEIDREARAIEFYEVLSSFDFMSSTPTLFNSGTLRSQLSSCYLTTVPDDLDGIYESIKENALLSKFAGGLGNDWTRVRALGSHIKGTNGESQGVVPFLKVVNDTAVAVNQGGKRKGAVCTYLETWHLDIEEFLELRKNTGDDRRRTHDMNTANWIPDLFMRRVMEKGNWTLFSPSSVPDLHDKFGADFEAAYVAYEDKAARGEIKPSRTVQATDLWRKMLTMLFETGHPWITFKDACNVRSPQQHAGVVHSSNLCTEITLNTSDTETAVCNLGSVNLLQHLKDGKVDQEKLQRTVATAMRMLDNVIDINYYAVKKARDSNLRHRPVGLGLMGFQDALYELRIPYASQEAVQFADESMEAICYHAYWASTELARERGRYSSYKGSLWDKGVLPPDTLDLLEKARGGYVEVDRSSTLDWDALRQKIKADGMRNSNCVAIAPTATISNIIGVDASIEPCFGNLSVKSNLSGEFTVINHYLVRDLKRLGLWDDVMVMDLKHFDGSLRPIDRVPQDVKALYATAFEIETTWLVEAAARRQKWIDQAQSLNIYMAGASGKKLDDTYKLAWLRGLKTTYYLRTQSATHAEKSTVQSGRLNAVSSGGSMDAPSSSMSALEAAAAAAQAQLSAMPATDIAFCGVDDPTCEACQ; this is encoded by the coding sequence ATGCAAACTGCCCAGAACCATCCCGCCACGCTCCGCGCCGTTCCCTCGACGCCGCAACAAGCCCGTGACAAGGCCGGCTCACCCGCCGGCAATGCGCTCGCCAACTACCAGATCATTCGCCGCAATGGCGCGGTCGTTCCTTTCGAGCCGAACAAGATCGCGATCGCGATGATGAAGGCGTTTCTTGCGGTGCACGGCACGCAGGGTGCCGCCTCCGCCAGCGTGCGCGAAACAGTCGATACGCTGACCCAGGGCGTGGTGCGCGCCATGCTGCGCTCGCGCCCCGGCGGCGGTACCTTCCATATCGAGGATGTGCAAGACCAGGTCGAGCTGGGCCTGATGCGCGGTGGCCATCACGAGATCGCCCGCGCCTATGTGCTGTACCGCGAGCGCCGCGCCCAGGAGCGTTCCAAGCAGGGCGAGCAGGATGCGCCGATCGCGGTCTCCACGCTGCACGTGCTCGACCGCGGCGAGCGCGTGGCGCTCGACCTCAACGAGCTCAAGGGGCTGATCGCGTCCGCCTGCGCCGGCCTGGGCGAGAGCATCACCGATGGACCGATCGTGGCCGAGACCATGCGCAACCTCTACGACGGCGTGCCGCTCGACGAGGTGTACAAGGCCTCCATCCTCGCTGCCCGCACCCTGATCGAGAAGGACCCCGACTACACCTTCGCCACCGCGCGCCTGCTGCTGCACACGATCTTCAAGGAAGTGGTCGGCCGCGAAGTGCCCCCCGCCGAGCGCGCCCAGGCCTACGCAGACAACTTCCCGCTGTTCATCAAGAAGGGCGTGGACAACGAGCTGCTCGACGAAAAGCTGCAGCAGTACGACCTGGCCCGCCTGGGCGCTGCGCTCAAGCCCGAACGCGACCTGCAGTTCGACTATCTCGGCCTGCAGACGCTGTACGACCGCTACTTCCTGCACGTGCGCAAGACCCGCATCGAGCTGCCGCAGGCCTTCTTCATGCGCGTGGCCATGGGGCTGGCGCTGAACGAGATCGACCGCGAGGCACGCGCGATCGAGTTCTACGAAGTGCTGTCCTCCTTCGACTTCATGTCCAGCACGCCCACGCTGTTCAACAGCGGCACGCTGCGCTCGCAGCTCTCCAGCTGCTACCTGACCACGGTGCCCGACGACCTCGACGGCATCTACGAGTCCATCAAGGAAAACGCCCTGCTCTCCAAGTTCGCGGGCGGCCTGGGCAATGACTGGACCCGCGTGCGCGCGCTCGGCAGCCACATCAAGGGCACCAACGGCGAATCGCAAGGCGTGGTTCCCTTCCTCAAGGTCGTGAACGACACGGCGGTCGCGGTCAACCAGGGCGGCAAGCGCAAGGGCGCGGTCTGCACCTACCTCGAAACGTGGCACCTCGACATCGAGGAGTTCCTGGAGCTGCGCAAGAACACAGGCGACGACCGCCGCCGCACGCACGACATGAACACGGCGAACTGGATTCCCGACCTGTTCATGCGCCGCGTCATGGAAAAGGGCAACTGGACGCTGTTTTCACCGTCCAGCGTGCCCGACCTGCACGACAAGTTCGGCGCCGACTTCGAGGCCGCCTACGTGGCGTATGAAGACAAGGCCGCGCGCGGCGAGATCAAGCCCAGCCGCACAGTGCAGGCCACCGACCTCTGGCGCAAGATGCTCACGATGCTGTTCGAGACCGGCCATCCCTGGATCACCTTCAAGGACGCCTGCAACGTGCGTTCGCCTCAGCAGCACGCCGGCGTGGTCCACTCGTCCAATCTCTGCACCGAGATCACGCTCAACACCAGCGACACCGAAACGGCCGTCTGCAACCTGGGCTCGGTCAACCTGCTGCAGCACCTGAAGGATGGCAAGGTCGACCAGGAAAAGCTGCAACGCACGGTCGCGACGGCGATGCGCATGCTCGACAACGTGATCGACATCAACTACTACGCGGTGAAGAAGGCGCGCGATTCCAACCTGCGCCATCGTCCGGTCGGCCTGGGCCTGATGGGCTTCCAGGACGCGCTGTACGAGCTGCGCATCCCCTACGCTTCGCAGGAAGCAGTGCAGTTCGCCGACGAGTCGATGGAAGCGATCTGCTACCACGCCTATTGGGCGTCGACCGAACTGGCCCGCGAGCGCGGCCGCTATTCCAGCTACAAGGGCTCGCTGTGGGACAAGGGCGTGCTCCCGCCCGACACGCTGGACCTGCTCGAAAAGGCGCGCGGCGGCTACGTCGAGGTCGACCGCTCGTCCACGCTCGACTGGGACGCGCTGCGCCAGAAGATCAAGGCCGACGGCATGCGCAATTCCAACTGCGTCGCCATCGCGCCGACTGCCACTATCTCCAACATCATCGGCGTGGACGCCTCGATCGAGCCCTGCTTCGGCAATCTCTCGGTGAAGTCCAACCTCTCCGGCGAGTTCACCGTGATCAACCACTACCTGGTGCGCGATCTGAAGCGCCTGGGCCTGTGGGACGACGTGATGGTGATGGACCTCAAGCACTTCGACGGCTCGTTGCGCCCGATCGATCGCGTGCCGCAAGACGTGAAGGCGCTCTATGCAACTGCGTTCGAGATCGAGACCACCTGGCTGGTCGAGGCGGCCGCGCGCCGCCAGAAGTGGATCGACCAGGCGCAGTCGCTGAACATCTACATGGCCGGCGCCTCGGGCAAGAAGCTCGACGACACCTACAAGCTCGCGTGGCTGCGTGGCCTGAAGACCACCTACTACCTGCGTACGCAGAGCGCCACGCACGCCGAGAAGTCGACAGTTCAATCGGGCCGGCTCAACGCGGTGTCCTCGGGCGGCTCGATGGATGCGCCTTCATCGAGCATGAGCGCGCTCGAAGCGGCTGCGGCGGCTGCGCAGGCACAGCTCAGTGCGATGCCGGCCACCGACATCGCCTTCTGCGGCGTCGACGATCCGACGTGCGAAGCATGCCAGTGA
- the ampD gene encoding 1,6-anhydro-N-acetylmuramyl-L-alanine amidase AmpD, producing the protein MAAAPTTDARSAELWQDGWYRFARSLRSPNFGPRPAGAQIDLIVLHSISLPPGRYGGDEVQRLFTNMLDWDAHPYFDRIRGLEVSAHFYVRRNGELWQFVSCDDRAWHAGPSFWRGRPNCNDDSIGIELEGLEGEGFESAQYETLTSLCPAIAQRYAIAFVAGHEHIAPGRKADPGSGFDWLLLQQHLGWQRTMFPDAVRAR; encoded by the coding sequence ATGGCAGCGGCGCCGACGACTGATGCCCGCAGCGCGGAGCTCTGGCAAGACGGCTGGTACCGATTCGCGCGATCGCTGCGCTCGCCCAACTTCGGACCGCGTCCGGCGGGCGCGCAGATCGACCTGATCGTGCTGCACTCCATCAGCCTCCCGCCCGGGCGCTATGGCGGCGACGAGGTGCAGCGGCTCTTCACGAACATGTTGGACTGGGATGCGCACCCCTACTTCGACCGCATTCGCGGCCTCGAGGTCTCGGCCCATTTCTATGTGCGCCGCAATGGCGAGCTCTGGCAGTTCGTGAGCTGCGACGACCGCGCCTGGCATGCCGGGCCTTCGTTCTGGCGTGGCCGCCCCAACTGCAACGACGATTCGATCGGCATCGAGCTCGAGGGCCTGGAGGGCGAGGGCTTCGAGTCGGCGCAATACGAAACCCTGACCAGTCTCTGTCCCGCCATCGCGCAGCGCTACGCCATCGCCTTCGTCGCGGGTCACGAGCACATCGCGCCAGGCCGGAAGGCGGACCCGGGCAGCGGCTTCGACTGGCTGCTTCTGCAACAGCATCTGGGCTGGCAGCGCACCATGTTCCCCGACGCGGTCAGGGCACGCTGA
- a CDS encoding sigma-54-dependent transcriptional regulator, translating to MSSLNPPGPRPAQILVVDDEPDLRTLYELTLLREGYRVEAAGSVAEAREHLDAGRFDAVITDMRLPDGLGMEILQRIQQEQRSERCVVMTAYGSAENAVEALKAGAFDYLTKPVDLKQFRTVVASAVQAQRAPARPVRTAEGHGTKLAAAVGNAGTAALERLVGTSEPMRQVKSRIAKVARGMAPVLVRGESGTGKELAARAVHACSQRSDGPFVAVNCGAIPENLLEAEFFGARKGSYTGSSQDRDGYFQAARGGTLFLDEIGDLPLAMQSKLLRAIQERSVRPIGSTQEDTVDVRIVSATHKDLQAEVQAGRFRQDLFYRLNVIEIAVPALRERREDLPALCEALLARIARDAGMPIPALSPEVLQRLSQHPLNGNVRELENLLHRAVALSDGDVLHIDVSSAAAPPDPASPSPVSAVQAPAEQPQAAPSAAKPAAVPNDLQSYLDQQEREILVRALQESGFNRTAAAARLGLSLRQIRYRIARLGIATPGGEENNGSGADD from the coding sequence GTGAGCAGCCTCAACCCGCCCGGACCGCGCCCCGCACAGATCCTGGTCGTCGACGACGAGCCCGACCTGCGCACGCTCTACGAGCTCACGCTGCTGCGCGAAGGCTACCGCGTCGAGGCGGCCGGCAGCGTGGCGGAGGCACGTGAACATCTGGACGCGGGCCGCTTCGATGCCGTCATTACCGACATGCGCCTGCCCGACGGGCTCGGCATGGAGATCCTGCAGCGCATCCAGCAGGAGCAGCGCAGCGAGCGCTGCGTCGTGATGACGGCTTACGGTTCGGCCGAGAACGCGGTAGAGGCCCTGAAGGCGGGCGCTTTCGATTACCTGACCAAGCCGGTCGACCTGAAGCAGTTCCGTACGGTCGTGGCTTCGGCGGTGCAGGCGCAGCGTGCGCCCGCGCGGCCGGTGCGCACCGCGGAGGGTCACGGCACCAAGCTGGCAGCGGCTGTCGGCAACGCTGGCACAGCGGCGCTCGAAAGGCTGGTGGGCACCTCGGAGCCGATGCGCCAGGTCAAGTCGCGCATCGCGAAGGTCGCGCGTGGCATGGCGCCGGTGCTGGTGCGCGGCGAGTCCGGCACCGGCAAGGAGTTGGCAGCGCGGGCGGTGCATGCGTGCAGCCAGCGCAGCGATGGCCCCTTCGTTGCGGTCAACTGCGGCGCCATTCCCGAGAACCTGCTCGAGGCTGAATTCTTCGGCGCCAGGAAAGGCTCCTACACCGGTTCCTCCCAGGACCGCGACGGCTATTTCCAGGCCGCTCGCGGCGGCACGCTCTTCCTCGATGAGATCGGCGACCTGCCGCTGGCCATGCAGTCCAAGCTGCTGCGCGCCATCCAGGAACGCAGCGTGCGGCCGATCGGGTCGACCCAGGAAGACACCGTCGACGTGCGCATCGTGAGCGCCACCCACAAGGACCTTCAGGCCGAGGTGCAAGCCGGCCGCTTCCGCCAGGATCTGTTCTACCGGCTCAACGTGATCGAGATTGCGGTGCCCGCGCTGCGCGAGCGCCGTGAGGACCTGCCGGCGCTCTGTGAGGCGCTGCTCGCCCGGATTGCGCGCGACGCCGGGATGCCGATTCCGGCGCTGTCTCCCGAGGTGCTGCAGCGGCTGTCGCAGCATCCGCTCAACGGCAACGTGCGCGAGCTGGAGAACCTGCTGCACCGCGCCGTTGCCCTGAGCGACGGCGATGTGCTGCACATCGATGTCTCGAGCGCCGCGGCGCCGCCGGACCCGGCGAGCCCGTCGCCCGTCAGTGCGGTGCAGGCACCGGCCGAACAACCGCAGGCGGCACCGAGTGCGGCGAAACCCGCTGCGGTCCCGAACGACCTGCAAAGTTATCTGGATCAGCAGGAACGCGAGATCCTCGTGCGCGCGCTGCAGGAAAGCGGCTTCAACCGCACCGCGGCCGCGGCGCGCCTGGGCCTGAGCCTTCGGCAGATCCGCTACCGCATTGCGCGCCTGGGCATTGCGACCCCCGGCGGCGAAGAGAACAATGGCAGCGGCGCCGACGACTGA
- a CDS encoding sensor histidine kinase, with product MSTFLWSRAEPGTDWTPLDHAASRNSSALLRLWRGFMTARSFVAVVLLLLQAVVIALGQAVQPMVVALTGGYLVATLLVARYAHFQPPVRRFGTAWLSTIGVDLVVFSALQLLQVGSINYTPLFALPVLMGAVLGNGAVGLGTTAMVTLLLLAHAGWYWLQQQAEPSARFVQAALTGTGLFVVALLAHELARRLMREEALAQRNQGTAQMHALVNDLVIETLSEGVLVIDAKGQVHAANPAADAILGQGLAQLELPFVLGAHPAWMPLAAIARNTFSRRTSQSREIPIAQAQGAPREVRVRTRLTRAAERGIESLCVMFLQDLRELEARIRTEKLAAMGRMSAAVAHEIRNPLAAITQASALLGEDLVDPGHRQLTTMVQQNAQRLSRIVDDVLDVARARQQRVLPLGEQLVLDPTVRTLAEEWVQQTQRQGVLLVLEAPGSVVRFDIEHLRRILVNLLDNAARYAGARDGSIQVTTRLNAAGRASLQVWSDGAPLEPAVQRHLFEPFFSSESRSSGLGLYLCRELCERHGATIGYERRALPAGGPEGNEFAVVFMPGEAGLTQ from the coding sequence ATGAGCACCTTCCTCTGGTCGCGCGCAGAGCCCGGGACCGACTGGACACCGCTCGACCACGCGGCCAGCCGCAATAGCTCGGCCCTGCTGCGCCTGTGGCGCGGCTTCATGACTGCGCGCAGCTTCGTCGCCGTCGTGCTGTTGTTGCTCCAGGCCGTGGTCATCGCGCTCGGGCAGGCCGTGCAGCCGATGGTCGTCGCGCTCACGGGTGGCTACCTGGTCGCCACTCTCCTGGTCGCGCGCTATGCGCACTTCCAGCCGCCGGTGCGGCGCTTCGGCACGGCCTGGCTGTCGACCATCGGCGTCGACCTGGTGGTCTTCAGCGCGCTGCAGTTGCTGCAGGTGGGCAGCATCAACTACACGCCGCTGTTCGCCCTGCCGGTGCTGATGGGCGCCGTTTTGGGCAACGGAGCCGTCGGCCTCGGCACCACGGCGATGGTCACGCTGTTGCTGCTGGCGCATGCCGGCTGGTATTGGCTGCAACAGCAAGCAGAACCTTCGGCGCGCTTCGTGCAGGCCGCGCTGACCGGCACAGGCCTGTTCGTGGTGGCGCTGCTCGCGCACGAGCTGGCGCGGCGCCTGATGCGCGAGGAGGCATTGGCGCAACGCAACCAGGGGACGGCCCAGATGCATGCCCTGGTGAACGACCTGGTGATCGAAACGCTTAGCGAAGGCGTGCTCGTGATCGACGCCAAAGGCCAGGTGCACGCAGCCAACCCCGCCGCCGACGCGATCCTCGGACAGGGACTGGCCCAGCTCGAACTGCCTTTCGTGCTGGGCGCGCACCCGGCCTGGATGCCGCTGGCCGCGATCGCGCGCAATACCTTCTCGCGGCGCACGTCGCAGTCGCGCGAGATCCCGATCGCGCAGGCCCAGGGCGCACCGCGCGAGGTGCGGGTGCGCACGCGGCTCACCCGCGCGGCAGAGCGTGGCATCGAGAGCCTGTGCGTCATGTTCCTGCAGGATCTGCGCGAACTCGAGGCGCGCATTCGCACGGAGAAGCTCGCGGCCATGGGGCGCATGTCGGCAGCGGTCGCGCACGAGATCCGCAACCCGCTTGCCGCGATCACGCAAGCCAGCGCGCTGCTGGGCGAGGACCTGGTCGATCCGGGCCACCGGCAGCTGACGACCATGGTCCAGCAGAATGCACAGCGGCTGTCGCGCATCGTCGACGACGTGCTCGACGTCGCGCGGGCCCGCCAACAGCGGGTGCTGCCGCTCGGCGAGCAGCTGGTGCTCGATCCGACGGTACGCACGCTGGCCGAGGAGTGGGTGCAGCAAACGCAGCGCCAGGGCGTGCTGCTGGTGCTGGAGGCGCCCGGCAGCGTGGTGCGCTTCGACATCGAGCACTTGCGGCGCATCCTTGTCAACCTGCTCGACAACGCGGCGCGCTACGCGGGCGCGCGCGACGGCTCGATCCAGGTGACGACGCGGCTGAACGCGGCCGGCCGTGCCAGCCTCCAGGTGTGGAGCGACGGCGCGCCGCTGGAGCCCGCGGTGCAGCGCCATCTGTTCGAGCCCTTCTTTTCGTCCGAGAGCCGCTCCAGCGGCCTCGGCCTCTACCTGTGCCGCGAGCTGTGCGAGCGCCACGGCGCCACCATCGGCTACGAGCGCCGCGCCCTGCCGGCAGGCGGGCCGGAGGGCAACGAATTCGCTGTCGTCTTCATGCCGGGGGAAGCAGGGCTGACACAATAG
- a CDS encoding PP0621 family protein, with product MKYLLVLAVVLVAIWLWRKGRREELQSRTRPPPPAPAPGSIAPPQAMLRCAHCGLHLPAADALRDANGTAYCSAAHRRAATH from the coding sequence ATGAAATACCTGCTTGTCCTCGCGGTCGTCCTGGTGGCGATATGGCTTTGGCGCAAGGGCCGGCGCGAAGAGCTGCAATCGCGCACGCGACCGCCCCCGCCTGCACCCGCACCAGGCAGCATTGCGCCGCCGCAAGCCATGCTGCGCTGCGCGCACTGCGGGCTGCACCTGCCGGCCGCTGACGCGCTGCGCGATGCGAACGGTACGGCTTACTGCAGCGCGGCGCACCGCCGGGCCGCAACGCACTGA
- a CDS encoding cytochrome C assembly family protein: protein MILAIPSPLGVALGIATAAAYGATAAASSWLGRPSTQWMLGLAWALHACVLAWSLAGGDPRFGFAPALSVTAWLVMTVYGIESRLYPQLKVRRLLAVLGAAAVLLALVFPGTPLHVSASPWLPLHLALGIASYGLFGAAVIHAWLMTRAEKQMRLATEPKAGVPLLTMERLTFRFVTAGFVLLSATLLAGLLFSEQLYGANARGWKWDHKTVFSVLAWISFAVLLVGRARFGWRGRTARRVLYAGAALLLLAYVGSRFVLEIVLGRAAA, encoded by the coding sequence ATGATTTTAGCGATCCCCTCCCCACTCGGCGTGGCGCTGGGCATCGCCACCGCCGCTGCCTACGGCGCGACCGCCGCAGCCTCTTCATGGCTCGGTCGGCCGTCCACGCAATGGATGCTGGGCCTGGCCTGGGCGCTGCACGCCTGCGTGCTCGCCTGGTCGCTGGCCGGCGGCGATCCGCGCTTCGGCTTCGCGCCGGCACTCTCGGTCACTGCCTGGCTGGTGATGACCGTCTACGGCATCGAGAGCCGCCTCTATCCGCAGCTCAAGGTGCGGCGTTTGCTCGCGGTGTTAGGTGCGGCCGCCGTGCTGCTCGCGCTGGTATTTCCGGGCACGCCGCTGCACGTCTCGGCCTCGCCCTGGCTGCCGCTGCACCTGGCGCTGGGCATCGCGTCCTACGGCCTGTTCGGCGCGGCAGTCATCCACGCCTGGCTCATGACGCGGGCCGAGAAGCAGATGCGGTTGGCGACCGAACCGAAGGCCGGCGTGCCCCTGCTCACCATGGAGCGGCTGACCTTTCGCTTCGTAACCGCCGGCTTCGTGCTGCTGTCGGCCACCCTGCTCGCCGGCCTGCTGTTCAGCGAGCAGCTGTACGGCGCCAATGCGCGGGGCTGGAAATGGGACCACAAGACGGTGTTCTCGGTGCTCGCCTGGATCAGCTTCGCGGTGCTGCTGGTCGGCCGGGCACGCTTCGGCTGGCGCGGCCGCACCGCGCGGCGTGTGCTCTATGCCGGCGCGGCCCTGCTGCTGCTGGCCTATGTGGGCTCGCGCTTCGTCCTTGAGATAGTGCTGGGGCGCGCAGCGGCATGA
- the ffh gene encoding signal recognition particle protein, translating to MASALTEKFTRLVKQVSGQARITESNVQDMLREVRMALLEADVALPVVRDFVARVKDKAMGQEVLGSLKPGQALVGIVNRELAATMGEGVADINLVAQPPAVILMAGLQGSGKTTTTAKLAKHLIEKRKKKVLTVSGDVYRPAAIEQLKTVTKQAGAEWFPSTPEQKPLDIARAALDHAKRHFFDVLLVDTAGRLAIDEVLMNEIQQLHAALNPVETLFVVDAMQGQDAINTAKAFKEALPLTGIVLTKTDGDSRGGAALSVRQVTGVPIKFAGVSEKIDGLEVFDAERHAGRILGMGDIVALVEQVTAGVDVAAAQKLAAKVKSGAGFDLNDFLGQLQQMKQMGGLSSIMDKLPQQLAAKATDADMTRAERDIRRKEGIINSMTPLERRKPELLKATRKRRIAAGAGVQVQEVNRLLNEFEQMQQMMKKMKGGGLMKMMKRMGGMKGLPGMGGGGGGMPRF from the coding sequence ATGGCCAGCGCCCTCACCGAAAAATTCACACGCCTCGTCAAGCAGGTCAGCGGGCAGGCCCGCATCACCGAAAGCAATGTGCAGGACATGTTGCGCGAAGTGCGCATGGCGCTGCTGGAGGCCGACGTCGCGCTGCCGGTGGTGCGCGACTTCGTGGCGCGCGTCAAGGACAAGGCCATGGGCCAGGAAGTGCTGGGCTCGCTCAAGCCAGGCCAGGCGCTCGTGGGTATCGTCAACCGCGAGCTCGCCGCGACCATGGGCGAGGGGGTGGCTGACATCAACCTGGTGGCGCAGCCGCCTGCCGTGATCCTGATGGCCGGCTTGCAGGGCTCCGGCAAGACCACCACCACCGCCAAGCTGGCCAAGCATCTGATCGAGAAGCGCAAGAAGAAAGTGCTGACCGTGTCGGGCGACGTGTATCGGCCGGCCGCCATCGAGCAGCTCAAGACCGTCACGAAGCAGGCGGGTGCCGAGTGGTTCCCGAGCACGCCGGAGCAGAAGCCGCTCGACATCGCCCGCGCCGCTCTCGATCACGCCAAGCGCCACTTCTTCGATGTGCTGCTGGTCGACACGGCCGGCCGTCTTGCGATCGACGAGGTGCTGATGAACGAGATCCAGCAACTGCACGCGGCACTGAACCCGGTCGAGACGCTGTTCGTGGTCGATGCCATGCAGGGGCAGGACGCGATCAACACCGCCAAGGCCTTCAAGGAAGCGCTGCCGCTGACGGGCATCGTCCTCACCAAGACCGACGGCGACTCGCGTGGCGGCGCCGCGCTGTCGGTGCGGCAGGTGACAGGGGTACCGATCAAGTTCGCCGGTGTCAGCGAGAAGATCGACGGCCTGGAGGTATTCGATGCCGAGCGCCATGCGGGCCGCATCCTCGGCATGGGCGACATCGTGGCGCTGGTCGAACAGGTCACTGCCGGCGTCGACGTGGCGGCGGCACAGAAGCTGGCGGCCAAGGTCAAGAGCGGCGCGGGCTTCGACCTGAACGACTTCCTCGGCCAGCTGCAGCAGATGAAGCAGATGGGTGGACTGTCCAGCATCATGGACAAGCTGCCGCAGCAGCTCGCCGCCAAGGCCACCGATGCCGACATGACCCGCGCGGAACGCGACATCCGGCGCAAGGAAGGCATCATCAACAGCATGACGCCGCTGGAGCGGCGCAAGCCGGAGCTGCTCAAGGCGACGCGCAAGCGCCGCATCGCGGCCGGGGCTGGGGTGCAGGTTCAGGAGGTGAACCGGCTGCTCAACGAGTTCGAGCAAATGCAGCAGATGATGAAGAAGATGAAGGGCGGCGGTTTGATGAAGATGATGAAGCGCATGGGCGGCATGAAGGGCCTGCCCGGCATGGGCGGAGGCGGGGGCGGCATGCCGCGCTTCTGA